A single window of Yoonia sp. GPGPB17 DNA harbors:
- the urtD gene encoding urea ABC transporter ATP-binding protein UrtD — MNTAAPYILQVEGLTVSFDGFKAVNDLSFAVQRNECRVIIGPNGAGKTTVLDLICGRTKATDGTVTFNGTELLTMREDQIVHAGVGRKFQTPSVYEDLTVSENLELSYPKGHGVFGALAFKRDADVNARIDEIAETIFLSDQLDEKAAFLSHGQKQWLEIGMLLIQDPELLMLDEPVAGMSVAERKKTAELLNRIIQDRSVIVIEHDMGFVADIATRVTVLHQGKTLSEGSMERVQNDPKVIEVYLGH; from the coding sequence ATGAACACAGCTGCCCCCTATATCCTGCAGGTCGAAGGGCTGACCGTGTCCTTTGACGGGTTCAAGGCGGTCAACGACCTTAGCTTTGCTGTCCAACGCAACGAATGTCGGGTGATCATCGGCCCCAATGGGGCGGGCAAGACCACCGTGCTGGATCTGATCTGCGGACGCACCAAGGCGACAGACGGCACCGTCACTTTCAACGGCACGGAACTGCTGACCATGCGCGAGGACCAGATCGTCCACGCCGGGGTCGGGCGCAAGTTCCAGACGCCAAGCGTCTATGAGGACCTGACCGTCTCGGAAAACCTTGAACTCAGCTATCCCAAGGGACACGGCGTTTTCGGGGCTTTGGCCTTCAAACGCGATGCAGATGTAAACGCGCGGATCGACGAAATCGCCGAGACGATCTTCCTGTCCGATCAGTTGGACGAAAAGGCCGCCTTCCTCAGCCACGGGCAAAAGCAATGGCTCGAGATCGGCATGCTGCTGATCCAGGACCCCGAGCTTTTGATGCTGGATGAGCCAGTGGCGGGCATGTCCGTGGCCGAGCGCAAAAAAACAGCCGAACTGCTTAACCGGATCATTCAGGACCGCTCGGTCATCGTGATCGAACACGACATGGGCTTTGTCGCCGACATCGCCACACGGGTCACGGTGCTGCATCAGGGCAAGACGCTGTCCGAAGGCTCAATGGAGCGGGTGCAGAACGATCCGAAAGTCATCGAAGTCTATCTCGGCCACTAA
- the urtE gene encoding urea ABC transporter ATP-binding subunit UrtE: MLNISSLKASYGESEVLHGLDLNVKPGEIVAIMGRNGMGKTTLMKTLMGIVPERAGTVSVGDTPVTGLKSHKRVAKGIAYVPQGRMIFSAMTVKENVETGLTVTGSKTVPDDIYELFPVLLEMKDRRGGNLSGGQQQQLAIARALASNPKVLLLDEPTEGIQPSIIRDMARTLRQIRDQKGLSIIVSEQVLSFALDVADRVMVLENGNFVHDSPRAGIDEAKVSKFLSV, encoded by the coding sequence ATGCTGAATATCTCTTCCTTGAAAGCATCCTATGGTGAAAGCGAGGTCCTGCACGGGCTGGATCTGAACGTTAAGCCCGGTGAAATCGTGGCCATCATGGGCCGCAACGGCATGGGCAAGACGACCCTGATGAAGACGCTCATGGGCATCGTGCCAGAGCGTGCCGGAACCGTGTCCGTGGGTGATACCCCGGTTACCGGCCTGAAATCCCACAAGCGGGTCGCCAAGGGCATCGCCTATGTCCCGCAGGGGCGGATGATCTTTTCGGCCATGACGGTCAAGGAAAACGTTGAAACCGGGCTGACCGTGACCGGCAGCAAAACCGTGCCGGATGACATCTACGAACTTTTCCCGGTCCTGCTGGAGATGAAGGACCGGCGCGGCGGCAATCTGTCTGGTGGCCAGCAACAACAGCTGGCCATTGCCCGTGCGCTGGCGTCCAACCCCAAGGTGTTGTTGTTGGACGAACCGACTGAAGGCATCCAGCCCTCGATCATTCGCGATATGGCCCGCACCTTGCGTCAGATCCGCGACCAGAAGGGTCTTTCCATCATTGTCTCTGAACAGGTTCTCAGCTTTGCGCTGGATGTGGCTGACCGGGTGATGGTGCTGGAGAACGGCAATTTCGTCCACGACAGCCCCCGCGCGGGTATCGACGAGGCCAAGGTCTCGAAATTTCTTTCCGTTTAA
- the fmdA gene encoding formamidase — MTDTLISVDLNESPHTNENVHNRWHPDIPINVWVEPGDEFKIETYDWTGGQIKNDDDASDVRDVELEQVHYLSGPIGVKGAKPGDLLVVEILDIGAKDDSLWGFNGFFSKQNGGGFLTEHFPEAQKSIWDIKGMFTESRHVPGVKYAGLIHPGLIGCLPDKKMLDMWNTRETALVNTDPERVPPLAALPNTQSAHMGAMKGDARDKAATEAARTVPPREHGGNCDIKDLSRGSVCYFPVYVDGAGLSMGDLHFSQGDGEITFCGAIEMAGWLHLKVTLIKDGMVKYAIKNPIFKPSPITPKYDDYLIFEGISVDESGEQHYLDVHIAYRQACLNAIEYLKKFGYSGAQAYAILGTAPVQGHISGVVDIPNACATLWLPNDIFQWDMMPNADGPTKYLDGSVDIPLAPDL; from the coding sequence ATGACGGATACCTTGATCTCGGTCGATCTGAACGAGAGCCCACACACCAACGAGAACGTGCATAACAGGTGGCACCCGGATATCCCGATCAACGTCTGGGTCGAACCGGGAGATGAGTTCAAGATCGAAACCTATGACTGGACTGGCGGCCAGATCAAGAACGACGACGACGCCAGCGACGTGCGCGACGTTGAACTTGAACAGGTGCATTACCTGTCCGGCCCCATCGGTGTCAAAGGCGCGAAACCCGGCGATCTACTGGTGGTTGAGATCCTTGATATCGGGGCCAAAGATGACAGTCTTTGGGGCTTCAACGGCTTCTTTTCCAAGCAGAATGGCGGCGGTTTCCTGACGGAACATTTCCCCGAGGCGCAAAAGTCCATCTGGGACATCAAGGGCATGTTCACTGAAAGCCGCCATGTCCCGGGCGTGAAATATGCGGGCCTCATCCACCCCGGGCTGATCGGCTGCCTGCCGGACAAAAAGATGCTGGACATGTGGAACACCCGCGAAACCGCGCTGGTCAACACTGATCCCGAACGCGTCCCGCCCCTTGCCGCGCTGCCCAACACGCAAAGTGCGCATATGGGGGCCATGAAAGGCGACGCACGCGACAAGGCCGCGACCGAAGCAGCCCGCACCGTGCCGCCGCGCGAACACGGCGGCAACTGCGATATCAAGGACCTCAGCCGTGGCTCGGTATGTTATTTCCCGGTTTATGTGGACGGTGCGGGCCTTTCGATGGGGGATCTGCATTTCAGCCAGGGCGATGGTGAGATCACTTTCTGCGGGGCCATAGAAATGGCCGGGTGGCTGCACCTTAAGGTCACGCTGATCAAGGACGGGATGGTCAAATACGCGATCAAGAACCCGATCTTCAAACCCTCGCCGATCACGCCGAAATATGACGACTACCTGATCTTTGAAGGTATCAGCGTCGATGAAAGCGGTGAACAGCATTATCTTGATGTGCATATCGCCTACCGGCAGGCCTGTCTGAATGCGATCGAGTATCTTAAAAAGTTCGGCTACTCAGGCGCGCAGGCCTACGCAATCCTGGGGACGGCACCGGTGCAGGGGCATATTTCAGGCGTAGTGGATATTCCGAACGCCTGCGCCACGCTCTGGCTGCCCAACGATATCTTCCAATGGGACATGATGCCGAACGCCGATGGCCCAACGAAATATCTCGACGGATCGGTCGACATCCCGCTTGCCCCGGATCTCTGA
- a CDS encoding MauE/DoxX family redox-associated membrane protein, whose translation MPKDTRDAADIDSNPAEAAVGKTAVLYRMALPDHLCPSGQKARWLLERQGYDVDDRLFRTRAEVDAFKAEYDVKTTPQAWIDGERVGGYTDLREKLTGWNPKATTYRPVLYLFAVAAFTAIALSVGFLGAITWQTLGWFISVSMILLGMQKLRDIEGFSTMFLNYDLLARKWVPYAYIYPFVETGAGILMTGMILTWVSAPAALFIASIGAISVFKAVYLDKRELKCACVGGNSNVPLGFVSLTENLMMVGMAVVMLWLMV comes from the coding sequence ATGCCCAAAGACACGCGCGACGCAGCCGACATTGATTCAAACCCTGCCGAAGCTGCGGTGGGCAAAACGGCTGTGCTTTATCGGATGGCCCTGCCGGATCATCTGTGCCCATCTGGGCAAAAGGCGCGCTGGCTTCTCGAACGACAGGGATATGATGTCGATGATAGGCTCTTCCGAACCCGCGCCGAAGTGGATGCCTTCAAAGCCGAGTACGACGTTAAAACGACGCCCCAAGCGTGGATCGATGGCGAACGTGTTGGCGGTTATACGGACCTGCGCGAAAAGCTGACCGGCTGGAACCCGAAGGCAACCACCTATCGGCCAGTGCTTTATCTCTTCGCCGTCGCCGCATTCACTGCAATCGCGCTCTCCGTTGGGTTCCTCGGCGCAATCACATGGCAAACACTGGGCTGGTTCATCTCTGTCTCGATGATCCTTCTCGGCATGCAAAAACTGCGCGATATCGAGGGGTTCTCCACAATGTTCCTCAACTACGACCTTCTTGCGCGAAAGTGGGTACCTTACGCATACATCTATCCGTTTGTGGAAACCGGCGCGGGCATCCTCATGACCGGCATGATCCTGACCTGGGTGTCCGCCCCCGCAGCACTCTTCATCGCGAGTATCGGCGCCATCAGCGTTTTCAAAGCCGTCTACCTCGACAAACGCGAGCTCAAATGTGCATGCGTTGGCGGAAATTCAAACGTGCCGCTTGGGTTTGTGAGCCTCACCGAAAATTTGATGATGGTAGGAATGGCAGTCGTGATGCTTTGGTTGATGGTTTGA
- a CDS encoding metal-sensitive transcriptional regulator, whose product MHENREATLKRLKRLEGQVRGIARMVEEDRYCVDVLTQIAAVRAALKGVEKLVIDDHASHCIEHALASGDRENQRAKFTELLELLDKARG is encoded by the coding sequence ATGCACGAAAACCGCGAAGCCACATTAAAACGTCTGAAACGCTTGGAGGGCCAGGTCCGCGGGATCGCTCGGATGGTCGAAGAGGACCGCTATTGTGTTGATGTTCTGACACAGATTGCGGCGGTGCGCGCTGCTCTCAAAGGCGTCGAGAAGCTCGTGATTGATGATCACGCATCCCATTGCATCGAACACGCGCTGGCTTCGGGTGATCGAGAAAATCAGCGGGCAAAGTTCACCGAACTCCTTGAACTCCTCGACAAGGCACGCGGCTAA
- a CDS encoding CopD family protein produces the protein MTGLAPIDGLVVLAILAKAIGYGAALLAVGGVLFSFIFAKRAEVSILRLARRIAVGAALVGLAMLAVRFGIRAARISGMGLEGATDPVMLGFVWESPLGTTAIWRGIGELAILAILVPRIGQWIALAGSVAVAISFAQVGHALGEPRAALAVLLVLHLLAAAFWVSALVPLRRAALARTGADLLHFFGNVAVFGVAILIIAGTSLAWLLSGSVTELFGTAYGLALLLKVAIVAVLLGFAAFNKVRLVPALRAEKPGSIHALRRSISMEILAVVAILLATATITSVTTPPVNL, from the coding sequence GTGACAGGCCTCGCGCCAATCGACGGTCTTGTCGTTTTGGCCATCTTGGCCAAGGCGATTGGCTATGGCGCGGCTTTGCTCGCGGTGGGGGGCGTGCTGTTTTCCTTCATTTTCGCAAAGCGTGCTGAGGTGTCTATACTGCGCCTTGCAAGGCGGATTGCGGTCGGTGCGGCGCTCGTCGGTCTCGCCATGCTTGCCGTTCGGTTCGGTATTCGGGCGGCCCGGATATCCGGGATGGGCTTAGAGGGCGCGACCGACCCAGTGATGCTTGGCTTCGTTTGGGAAAGTCCACTTGGGACCACTGCGATTTGGCGCGGGATAGGCGAACTCGCGATACTGGCAATCTTGGTCCCCCGTATCGGGCAGTGGATCGCTCTGGCGGGGTCCGTTGCTGTGGCGATATCCTTTGCTCAAGTGGGCCACGCTCTTGGGGAACCCAGAGCTGCCCTGGCCGTCTTGTTGGTGCTGCATCTTCTAGCCGCTGCTTTCTGGGTTAGTGCGCTTGTGCCATTACGTAGGGCAGCGCTTGCTCGCACGGGAGCAGATCTGTTGCACTTCTTTGGCAATGTCGCCGTTTTTGGCGTAGCCATCCTGATCATAGCAGGCACATCGCTCGCTTGGCTGCTTTCAGGCTCCGTCACTGAGTTATTTGGAACGGCCTACGGCTTAGCACTTTTGCTCAAAGTCGCGATTGTTGCGGTGCTCTTGGGCTTTGCGGCCTTCAACAAAGTGAGGCTTGTCCCTGCTTTGCGCGCCGAGAAACCTGGCTCAATACATGCACTGCGGCGCTCTATTTCAATGGAGATACTGGCCGTCGTCGCCATCCTGTTGGCAACGGCAACGATCACCAGTGTGACAACGCCACCCGTCAATCTTTGA
- a CDS encoding copper resistance CopC family protein, with product MIKQTLLGLAVLVAPALAFAHSKSEATTPADGATVTEVPELSMRFDDPMRIISVTLTSPDGDVEIERETGMDPVNEFRAMPLEELPPGNYRFDWRGMASDGHPMQGSFSFTVTE from the coding sequence ATGATCAAACAAACTCTTCTCGGCTTGGCCGTTTTAGTTGCTCCCGCTCTTGCCTTTGCCCATTCGAAGTCTGAGGCCACAACACCCGCCGACGGTGCGACAGTCACAGAAGTGCCGGAGCTTTCAATGCGGTTCGATGATCCGATGCGCATCATTTCGGTCACGCTTACCTCTCCAGATGGAGATGTCGAAATAGAACGCGAGACAGGCATGGACCCCGTGAATGAGTTTCGAGCCATGCCTTTGGAAGAGCTTCCGCCTGGAAACTATCGCTTCGATTGGCGCGGTATGGCGTCGGACGGCCATCCGATGCAGGGCAGCTTCTCCTTCACGGTCACTGAGTGA
- a CDS encoding c-type cytochrome — translation MTPDDAEVIALGQSIYADQCAACHGARLEGQPNWRIRGEDGQLPAPPHDATGHTWHHDDETLFTLTKYGLAGLMENAPPSGMPVYEGVLTDDEIIAVLSFIKSTWPDDLRQYHDELNAQSE, via the coding sequence TTGACGCCTGACGACGCCGAAGTGATCGCCTTGGGCCAAAGCATCTACGCAGACCAATGTGCCGCTTGCCATGGTGCGCGCCTGGAGGGGCAGCCAAACTGGCGAATACGTGGAGAAGATGGACAGCTGCCAGCACCACCTCATGACGCAACAGGCCATACGTGGCACCATGATGATGAAACGCTTTTTACCCTGACCAAATATGGGCTTGCCGGTCTGATGGAGAACGCGCCACCATCCGGCATGCCTGTCTATGAGGGTGTGCTCACTGATGACGAGATCATTGCGGTGCTGTCCTTCATCAAATCAACTTGGCCCGACGACCTTCGTCAGTATCACGACGAACTGAATGCCCAGTCCGAATAG
- a CDS encoding DUF411 domain-containing protein, giving the protein MITRRNFTTLSATALVVAALPARAGTPMRVLASPGCGCCHAWADLARARGYAVTVEELTDPEAQKSERGIPLDLASCHTIEADGYVFEGHVPFEALEAVLQDRPDITGLAVPGMPMGSPGMGDDPSARYDVIAFGGEAGTGTVYYRVGTAQPFDT; this is encoded by the coding sequence ATGATCACACGTCGTAACTTCACTACTCTATCTGCAACAGCTCTTGTCGTGGCTGCCCTGCCTGCTCGTGCTGGCACACCTATGCGCGTTCTCGCGTCACCCGGCTGCGGTTGCTGTCACGCCTGGGCTGACCTAGCTCGCGCACGCGGCTACGCCGTCACCGTCGAGGAACTGACCGATCCTGAGGCGCAAAAGTCAGAGCGCGGCATTCCGCTTGATCTCGCCTCCTGCCACACTATTGAAGCGGATGGTTATGTCTTCGAAGGGCATGTGCCTTTCGAAGCATTGGAAGCAGTCTTGCAGGATCGCCCAGACATTACTGGGCTTGCTGTTCCGGGCATGCCGATGGGCTCTCCTGGCATGGGCGATGACCCTTCCGCCCGCTACGATGTCATTGCATTTGGTGGAGAGGCTGGCACCGGCACGGTATACTACCGCGTTGGCACGGCGCAGCCGTTCGACACCTGA
- a CDS encoding Spy/CpxP family protein refolding chaperone, producing MTAMRFALVMVLLPTIAIAQSHGTLPSDYVGEETRLIKSLSGQDLEEIARGGGWGLARAAELNGVPGPTHLLELADDIGLTEQQRSDIEAIRAQMQADAITAGERFVAAEQALDTAFQQGAPDAEALERLVAQAGQARAALRLVHLNAHLLTLPLLTDAQVSQYSVLRGYSDDPCASIPEGHDPEMWRSHNGCN from the coding sequence ATGACAGCCATGCGCTTTGCACTTGTCATGGTGCTCTTGCCCACCATCGCCATTGCGCAGAGTCATGGCACTTTGCCCTCGGATTACGTGGGCGAAGAAACGCGCCTGATCAAATCCTTGTCGGGACAGGACTTAGAGGAAATCGCACGTGGCGGCGGATGGGGGCTTGCGCGTGCTGCCGAACTCAATGGTGTGCCGGGGCCGACGCACCTGCTTGAGCTTGCCGATGACATCGGTCTGACCGAACAGCAGCGCAGTGACATTGAGGCGATCCGGGCGCAGATGCAGGCAGACGCCATAACGGCCGGGGAGCGTTTCGTGGCTGCGGAACAAGCGTTAGACACAGCCTTTCAACAAGGAGCACCAGATGCCGAGGCGCTTGAACGGTTGGTTGCACAAGCCGGTCAAGCGCGGGCAGCTCTCCGCCTCGTTCATCTGAATGCTCATCTGTTAACTTTGCCATTGCTGACCGATGCCCAAGTCAGCCAGTACTCGGTCTTGCGCGGTTATTCAGATGATCCCTGTGCCTCTATTCCTGAGGGGCATGACCCCGAGATGTGGCGTAGCCATAACGGATGCAATTAG
- a CDS encoding Crp/Fnr family transcriptional regulator, producing MYDHWLHCFDGAPKRTLAEGETLFRRGDKVDWAFLVREGRISLRRALQDGGLLTLHSTGAGDLVAEASLFADRYHCDAMAGTATTVVWLPRAKLMAHLENAVSSDQLLIKAFERTARELQTLRTRIEIMRLRKVADRLDAYLELYGPPEEGGWVRVADWIGVTPPALYRELAKRRTKNENAPS from the coding sequence ATGTATGATCATTGGCTTCATTGTTTTGACGGCGCGCCTAAGAGAACGCTGGCGGAAGGCGAAACGCTATTTCGGCGAGGCGATAAAGTTGACTGGGCATTCCTGGTCCGTGAAGGGCGTATTTCCCTTCGGCGGGCGCTCCAAGATGGCGGGCTCCTGACCCTTCACAGCACCGGTGCTGGTGATCTGGTCGCCGAAGCATCCCTCTTTGCGGACAGGTATCACTGCGATGCAATGGCGGGCACGGCGACGACGGTCGTTTGGTTGCCCAGAGCTAAATTGATGGCGCATTTGGAAAATGCTGTTTCATCAGATCAACTTTTGATCAAAGCGTTCGAAAGAACAGCGAGAGAGTTACAGACCTTGCGAACTCGCATTGAGATTATGCGTTTGCGCAAAGTCGCAGATCGGCTGGACGCCTATCTCGAACTGTACGGTCCCCCTGAGGAAGGCGGATGGGTACGGGTCGCGGATTGGATCGGTGTGACACCCCCTGCGTTATATCGAGAACTGGCGAAGCGTCGAACGAAGAACGAAAACGCGCCGTCCTGA
- a CDS encoding tyrosine-type recombinase/integrase, with product MPRVQLPAVTPKRKAWNKGRIIGQKRPLLPRQVWAIRARLELAGYLRDLALFNVAIDSKLRGCDLVKLAVSDLVKNDRVRERVSVMQSKTKRPVQFELTENTRDTVTAWVRSPEMIGCHFMFPSRFHDRPHISTRQYGRIVRDWVTAIELEPSGYGTHSLRRTKAAEIYRKTGNLRAVQLLLGHTKVDSTVRYLGVELEDALSIAERIDI from the coding sequence ATGCCAAGAGTCCAACTTCCCGCAGTCACCCCAAAGCGCAAAGCCTGGAACAAGGGGCGTATCATTGGCCAGAAGCGGCCGCTGCTTCCCAGACAGGTATGGGCTATCCGTGCGCGGCTCGAACTTGCGGGCTATCTTCGCGACCTTGCACTGTTCAACGTAGCGATTGATAGCAAGCTAAGGGGCTGTGATCTGGTCAAACTCGCCGTGAGCGATTTGGTCAAAAATGATCGCGTTCGCGAAAGAGTTTCGGTGATGCAAAGCAAAACCAAGAGGCCAGTCCAGTTCGAATTGACTGAAAACACAAGAGATACTGTCACTGCATGGGTAAGATCACCAGAGATGATCGGATGCCATTTCATGTTCCCGAGCCGCTTCCACGATCGCCCGCACATCTCAACCCGTCAGTATGGTCGGATTGTTCGCGATTGGGTGACGGCGATCGAATTGGAACCGAGTGGCTACGGCACCCATTCGCTGCGACGGACCAAAGCTGCGGAGATCTACCGCAAGACAGGCAACCTCCGCGCCGTCCAACTGCTGCTTGGTCACACCAAAGTGGACAGCACCGTTCGATATCTGGGTGTCGAGCTTGAAGATGCTCTTAGCATTGCAGAGCGCATTGACATCTGA
- a CDS encoding BLUF domain-containing protein, with translation MVYASQPFGYDEPTLAGILLDARRCNKRDDVTGALVCRHDIYLQLLEGPEDAVRAAYARICRDDRHAGVKELLNRRIQTRLFASWAMLHDPAKTWIWTEEEIANAALDRAETAEIIKVFKDLSDRSGIPAVH, from the coding sequence ATCGTTTATGCGTCACAGCCGTTTGGATACGATGAGCCGACACTGGCAGGCATTTTGCTCGATGCCAGACGCTGTAATAAGCGGGATGACGTGACCGGCGCGCTTGTTTGTAGACATGACATCTACCTTCAACTGCTGGAAGGTCCGGAAGATGCAGTGCGCGCAGCCTATGCTCGGATTTGTCGCGATGACCGTCATGCTGGGGTCAAAGAACTCCTGAATCGCAGGATACAAACCCGATTGTTTGCAAGTTGGGCGATGCTTCATGATCCTGCGAAGACTTGGATTTGGACGGAAGAAGAGATCGCAAATGCCGCACTTGATCGCGCAGAAACAGCAGAAATCATAAAAGTATTCAAAGACCTATCGGATCGATCCGGGATACCGGCTGTACATTGA
- a CDS encoding 2OG-Fe(II) oxygenase, giving the protein MMGVHSVPDAFTTWECERIVAAIAKMPTDDALLVGRKRYHNLRNAELVWMDDVGDLSWVMNRLIELVSHSNKHRFDFDVREFAESPQVAKYDAAKGGHFAWHSDIGDGPAAGKRKLTLVLQLSNPDTYDGGDLEIRPSAHIQLANRAQGSVSVFPSFALHQVTPIKRGIRRSLTVWAHGPAFR; this is encoded by the coding sequence ATGATGGGTGTGCACTCAGTGCCCGATGCGTTCACGACGTGGGAATGTGAACGCATCGTTGCGGCAATCGCCAAAATGCCCACCGATGACGCGCTGCTTGTGGGCCGCAAGCGGTATCACAATCTGCGTAATGCGGAACTCGTTTGGATGGACGATGTCGGAGACCTCAGCTGGGTGATGAACCGGTTGATTGAGCTTGTCAGTCATTCCAACAAGCACCGGTTTGATTTCGATGTGCGCGAATTTGCGGAAAGCCCGCAAGTAGCCAAATATGATGCAGCCAAAGGTGGCCATTTTGCCTGGCATTCTGACATCGGCGATGGTCCTGCTGCTGGTAAAAGAAAGCTCACGCTTGTGCTGCAATTGAGCAATCCGGACACCTACGACGGGGGTGACTTGGAAATCAGGCCGAGCGCCCACATCCAATTGGCCAATCGGGCGCAAGGGTCTGTAAGTGTGTTTCCGAGCTTTGCACTGCATCAGGTGACGCCGATCAAGCGGGGCATCCGGCGCTCGTTGACCGTCTGGGCGCATGGCCCCGCGTTTCGCTGA
- a CDS encoding DUF1611 domain-containing protein, which yields MKTEFQTADTVRLPIRSTQATPMIVAAPTRSSSRTQIPTAVVYCEGNFAKIDGKTANGLVRHSQAYRIVSVIDNAHSGENSGQVLDEVINAIPILGSLDAAIAHATTLPDTFIYGMAPSTGRLSPADRDVVLNAIARGMNIVSGLHEYLSDDTEIAQAASERQVTIRDIRKPKLSKVMRLFDGSVASVHALRIAVLGTDCAIGKRTTATVLARALNAKGIKTVLVGTGQTGLMQGAKYGVAMDAVPPQFCCGELEGAIVAASEAEQPDVILIEGQGALSHPAFCTSAFILRGSQPDAVILQHAPKRSHRCDFPSMPMPTPASEIALIEAFSDTKVIGVTLNHEGMSEAEITDTIGVQTEKLGLPVTDALRRPASHLMAMVVAAYPGLQQRTPVAAI from the coding sequence ATGAAAACCGAATTCCAGACGGCAGATACCGTTCGCCTTCCCATCAGGAGTACGCAAGCGACTCCCATGATCGTAGCCGCACCGACACGATCATCCTCGCGCACTCAGATCCCGACCGCGGTTGTCTATTGCGAGGGCAACTTTGCCAAAATTGACGGGAAGACGGCCAACGGCCTTGTACGTCATTCACAGGCCTACAGGATCGTCTCGGTCATCGACAACGCGCACAGCGGCGAGAACAGCGGTCAGGTTCTTGATGAAGTGATCAACGCCATACCAATTCTCGGAAGTCTAGATGCCGCTATCGCCCATGCAACTACTTTGCCTGATACCTTTATCTATGGAATGGCCCCCTCAACAGGGCGGCTTTCGCCCGCTGATCGTGACGTGGTGCTGAATGCGATTGCGCGCGGCATGAACATCGTCAGTGGCCTGCATGAATACCTCAGCGACGATACCGAAATCGCGCAGGCGGCATCGGAACGGCAGGTCACCATTCGCGATATCCGCAAACCCAAGCTCAGCAAAGTCATGCGCTTATTCGATGGCAGCGTCGCAAGTGTTCATGCACTGCGCATTGCCGTTCTTGGGACCGATTGCGCGATCGGAAAACGGACCACTGCGACGGTCTTGGCACGCGCCCTCAACGCAAAGGGCATCAAGACTGTACTGGTTGGCACCGGTCAGACGGGACTGATGCAGGGCGCAAAATATGGCGTGGCCATGGATGCCGTCCCGCCCCAATTCTGCTGTGGCGAACTTGAAGGCGCGATCGTTGCGGCCTCGGAGGCGGAACAACCCGATGTCATTTTGATCGAGGGCCAAGGTGCGCTCAGCCATCCGGCGTTCTGTACATCGGCCTTTATCCTGCGCGGCAGCCAACCCGACGCCGTCATCCTTCAGCATGCCCCAAAACGCAGCCATCGCTGCGATTTTCCCAGTATGCCAATGCCCACCCCGGCAAGCGAGATTGCTTTGATCGAGGCTTTTTCTGATACCAAGGTCATCGGTGTAACGCTCAATCACGAGGGGATGTCCGAAGCCGAAATTACAGATACAATTGGCGTACAAACAGAGAAACTCGGCCTGCCTGTGACCGACGCACTCAGGCGACCAGCGTCACATTTAATGGCAATGGTTGTAGCGGCCTATCCCGGTCTGCAGCAAAGAACACCCGTGGCCGCGATATGA